GAATGTGGGAAGGTTCAAAACATCGAACCTCCTACAGAATATGAGTGATTAGGATTGTTATTCGGCTGGGAAGTTCCATTCCCTCCACGCACGCCGGAACGCAATGCCACCAATCCTCCCCAGGAACTCCTGCAGCAACTGGGGTTCTCCTCCGACTTCGTGCACACCACGATCGGATTCAACGGCAACGATCTTCCGATCATCTCGTTCATCATCCACTTCGGATTTGCCATCTTCTTTGCAGTTCTTTACTGCTTGGTTGCTGAGAAGTACCCGAAGATCAAGCTCTGGCAGGGCGCTGCCTTTGGTCTGTTTATCTGGGTTGCTTTCCACATCATCATCATGCCGGCCATGGGTACAGTCCCAGCTCCATGGGATCAGCCTCTCGAAGAGCACTTCTCCGAGGCACTTGGTCATGTCGTGTGGTTGTGGTCTATTGAAATCGTTCGTCGCGATCTGCGTAATCGCATCACCCATGAGCCAGATGCCGAAGTCCCTCTGACCGTTCCTGATGCAAATCGCTGATCGCCCGTGAACTGTGTGGCCCAGAGGCCAGAGGCCGAGGTAGCCAGTGGGGCTTGAGTAACGCGGAATGGCTTGTGTTGCCAGAAGCGGCTTCGGCTATCCTGATCGGCGCAAACACGGAAGGCGACCCCAGTTGGGGTCGCCTTCCGTGCATCTAGCTTCGCGTGGAGTTCAAGGCTATTGGCTCGTGGTCTCCATTTCCGCCCACTCCTGCCTCACTCAGAGGCTGGCGCCTGCTCACATCGTCGAACACCTCGCCTGCTCAGATTGCGCGGCACATCACCAAGGCTCATTCCACGTCACAGGAGTGGTAGTGCCCGATTCCCAATCCTTGCGCAGAATTGCGTATGCCACGCTGGCCAAGGCCTCACCGTTTTCGGTTGGCCACGCTTCACGGTAATGGGCTTCCTTGACCCAGCCTGCGTTGTGGAACGTGCGGCGCATAGGAATGTTGTCTTCGCGCGTCTGCCCCTCAAGGCGGTTGACGCTCGGCATCGTCTCGAATACCACGTTGGCAATTGCGCGCAGCGCGTCTACGCCCAACCCTTGCCCGCGCATCGCTTCGGAGAAGCGAAGGTCAAATAGTGGTGCGTTTTCGGTCAAATCGGAGAGAACAACCACGCCAATGCGGCCCTGCCGTTGCTCAGAGATCCAGAATGTCTTGTGATCGTCGCCGTCGAAATCTCCCTGTTCAATCTTGGCTGCGATCTCAGAGCGAGTCAGGCGATGCCCCACATGAAAAGGAAAAGCGTTCTGTGACATGAAGTCAATGAGCGCCTCGCGGTCCTCAGGGTTTGATACAGCAAAAGGTTCGAGTGTGACAGTCATGCAACGATTCTAAGGTCATGTGATGTGGGTGACTAGCAAACGGGGCCGCTCCACGTCGTCAGCGAATCGCGCTGTAGCGGTCTTTCGAGCGGGGCTGTGCGATGACACAATGAATCTATGCGCATCGCACTTGTACTTGGATCTGGCGGAGCACGCGGTTACGCCCACATCGGCGTCATTGAGGAACTCAAATCCCGTGGCCACGAAATCGTGACTATCGCAGGGACCTCCATGGGAGCGCTGGTGGGAGGTCTGGAAGCCTCCGGTGGCTTGCCTGCCTTTACCGAATGGGCCACAAGCCTCACCCGCCTCGCCGTGATCCGGCGTTTGGACTTCACAGTCTCTGGTGCGGGTATGGTCAAGGCCGATCGGATCATTGACGAAATCAACTCCTACTCTGGGAATGTGCGCATCGAGGATCTCCCCATTCCTTTCACGGCAGTCGCCAGCGATGTCACAGCTCAACGCGAGGTGTGGTTCCAACGCGGCCCGCTCGATTCCGCCATTCGAGCCTCCATCGCAATCCCTGGATTCATTACCCCGGTTCGCATGCACGGCCACACATTGGTCGACGGCGGCGTGTGCAACCCGGTTCCTATTGAGCCCACTTTGTCAGTGAGATCGGACGTGACGGTGGCCGTCTCCCTTGCCGGGCGCCCGTTCTTGGTAGATCAGCCGGAACCGGCTCCTGTTGAGATCGCCGCCGAACGTGGTGTGTTTGCCAAGCTCACCGGAGGTGTGGAGGAGATCTCGGAGTCCGTCAAGGCGATGAGTTCGCGCTTCTTCCGAGATTCGCGCTCAGTTAATGCTGATGACATCGAACAGGTGGCAGTGGAAGATGAAGCCGATCCAGCTGACTCTGCTCATGTGCCCACGCCGCTTGATGCCCAGACATCGGCAGTGGCTTCCCATTCCGGCCTGTTGAGCCACGCCGGGGAAGTGGATGCCATGGAAGCGAGCGACTCCGTGATCGAAACCGGAGGCAAGTCGATCTCCACCACTGCGCTGCTTATGGACTCCCTCGGCACAATGCAAGGGATGATTGAGCGCTATCGCGCTGCTGCCAACCCCGCGCAAATCAACATCACAGTGCCATACGCCTCGGCCAGCACGCTGGACTTCAATAAGGCGCCGGAGCTTATTGAACTCGGCCGGCAGCTTGCCAAGGAAGCGTTTGACCGCGCCGGCATTTGAGTGGCGCGCGTGATTCTGCGCGCCACCCCAGCGGGCTGAAAATGTCGATTTGCCACCCGCCTTCCCTTCTGCACGCTCGATGTGGCTCTTCAGCCACCAATACACCAATGCCTAGGACTAAGGTCTTAGGTGTGCTGCGTGCCCCTACGGAGTTCTTCAGACCGATCGCCACGAGTGGCGGAAACACGCCGTTTCACGTGTCCGAATAGTGAATCGCACCCGCGCTGAGTACCCTCGCGAGTAAAGTGACTCGGCGGACACTCAAGGAGGGCCATTGACCACGAAGCCTGAGATCGACGTCGTCGAACAAAAAGAAAACAACCAGCTGCGCAGGAGCCTGAGTAATCGCCACGTGCAACTCATTGCTATCGGCGGCGCAATCGGCACCGGGCTTTTCATGGGATCGGGCAAGTCAATTCACGTTGCGGGCCCTTCCATCATGGTGGTCTACGCGATCGTCGGATTCATGTTGTACTTCGTGATGCGTGCGATGGGTGAGCTGCTGCTCTTCAACCTCAACTACAAGTCTTTTCAGGATTTCGCTGCTGACATCCTCGGCCCATGGGCGGGCTTCGTGGTGGGTTGGACGTACTGGCTGTGCTGGGTAGTGCTGGGTATGGCTGACATCATCGCCATCATGGATTACTGGAACTTCTGGGTTGACTCAAAGGCTTGGTCAATAGTGCTGGCCGTGGCTGTGATGCTGCTGTTGTTGGTCATGAATTTGCTGAGTGTGCGCCTGTTTGGCGAACTCGAGTTCTGGTTTGTGATCATCAAACTTCTTGCCATCGCCGCGCTGGTTGTGGTGGCCATCGTCATGATCGTCACCGGATTCCAGCACGACGGCGTATCTGCATCCGTCACCCACATTTGGAGTCACGGCGGCATTTTCCCGACTGGTTTTACAGGCTTCATAGGCGGCTTCCAACTGGCCATCTTCGCCTTTGTGGGCATTGAGCTAGTGGGAACTACAGCTGCTGAAACGAAGAACCCTAAGGTCACCCTTCCCAAGGCCATCAACTCAATTCCAGTGCGCGTGCTGCTGTTCTACGTTGTAGCGCTCGCGGCCATCATGTGCATCACCCCATGGGACCGAGTGGATCCGGAGCATTCACCGTTCGTTGGGCTCTTCAACCTTATTGGCCTGGTGGCCGCAGCATCGATCATGAACTTCGTGGTTCTCACCTCCGCGGCCTCATCGTGCAACTCAGGCGTGTACTCAACTTCGCGGATGCTCTACGGGCTTTCTCATAAGAAGATGGCAACGCGTGCCTTTGGCAAGGTCTCATCACACGGGGTGCCTTGGCCCGGACTAATCCTCACCGTTGCGATGATCGTGGGCTCACTGGTGCTCACAGCCTCAGGTTCGGTGATGCGCGCTTTCACAATCATCACCACAGTTTCTTCAGTACTTTTCCTGTGCGTGTGGGCGATCATCCTAGCGTGCTACATCGTGTATCTGCGCCGGTTCCCGGAGGCGCACGCCTCCTCGAGCTATAAGATGCCTGGCGCAAAGGTGATGCCGTGGATCGTGCTCGCGTTCTTTGTGTTCATTCTTGTAGCTCTCACGCAGGATCCTGACACCGCGATCGCCGAGGCAGTCACGCCCATATGGTTTATCGCGCTGTTCATTGCGTGGCGCAGGATCCGAGGTCGCGTCGTTCGTGACGATGCGGCGGCCGCGGCAATCATTGAGAGTACTGACGGAGAAAAGGTCTCCTAGAACAAACATTGAACATGAGGGGAGCCCAGTACTTCACGTACTGGGCTCCCCGTGTAGGTTAAAGGCCAGGAGGGGGTCAGGACTGTTTTCTGGATGGTTCTGGTTTCTCCATTTTGTCACGGTTTTCTTGGATGGTGCCTCCAAGGGATGTTTTCAAGCGCTCTGTGTTATAGAAGATAAGGTAATCATTGATTGCCGTCTCGAGCTGTGCGGCACTGGTCCAGGTGTGACCGTAGAACATTTCCGTTTTCATACGTCCGAAGAATCCTTCACAGGCCGCGTTATCGGGACTACATCCCTTCTTTCCATCGAGCGGGTGATCCCAGCCTTCGTGGTCTCGATCCATTCAGCGCTCCGGTAATGTCCACCACGATCGCTATGAATAATTCAGTGGGATAGCTTCCTTATCATCCGTAAAGCGTCGTGGCGTCGGTAGGCAAACTCGCGATCGCAGCTTCCAGCATCGACTGCGTCATCACCTTGTCCGGTCGTCGACTCGTCTGCCACGCCACCACTTTCCCATCACAGCAATCAATCATCGGGCTGAGATAGACCTTGGCGTCCGAAGCAGCAAACTCACTGACATCAGTGAGCCATAGTCTGTCAGGCTCATCAGCATGAAAATTCCTCTTGACGTGATCATCTGGGCCGGGCTTGTCTCTCCCTCATAACTGGAATAGCGACGCTTGCGGTGAGCGTAATAAACCGGGATCTGATGTTCTTTCATCAAACGACGAACAACCTTCTCAGAAACAGTCCCCAAGACGCTTGAGTTTGAGCCAGACCCGTGCAACCATACGTAAAGCCCGAATCGCCAGCAATCTTCTCAATCCTGCCAGCGAGCTCGCCATATTGTCGGACGTTCAAGCACACCCCGACAATAGTGGTAGCTACTGGCCGAGATCGCGCACGCCTCCAGCAGCATCACGAAGGAAGACGAGCACGCAACCGGTCAATGATGCGTGTCTTGTTCAGTTCGACAGTTGTCCCGGGATGACGCCCCGTCTTTTTTACCAGATCAAGCTCGTGTTCCAACACATGCTTTTCCACTAGAAGCCTGGCCGCCAAACGACGCAACTCGTCAGGATCATCCGGCAATGATTCTCTAGTTGAGCTCGAGTGGCTAACCATCAGCCTCGCGTTTCTCACGTCTAGTCATCAGGCCCGCTCACCTTCTTGGTTCCATAGCCGCATCCACTTATACAAGCATATGGTTAACAATGCCGAGATCCCCAGCAATGTCTTTAACTGATTGGCCAGCATTCATCCGCTCCACGGCGCTCAACTTAACAGTCCATGGATAGTGGCGGGCAGGCTGCCTCTTCACGACCGGTTTGCGACCTCGACGAGACTGATGCACCCAATCATGGAGCACATGCCGAGACGGATACCCCAACTTCCGGATCGTCTTGACATACGAACCCAACCTACGGAACGTCGCCACAGCCACACGCTTCTGCTCAGCTGAATACACAACCCTCATACAAGCCTCCCGAAAAGATACGGAAAACTGTCCAGACCCCCTTTTGGCCTTTAACCCCCCCGTGTTTCAGTTTGCGGCGCCCGCCTTACCGGGCCGTTTGAGGCTTACCTGACTGGGCCAATTGAGGCTTGCGGGCCTCACCCCTTCGGCTTGGCGTTAAGCCGAATGAGCCTGATTCTCATCGAAGTACATCTGATCAATGAGGGCCTGATAGTGCTCGATGGCGTGCGATCTGCGTACCTTGAGCGTTGGGGTTGCTGTGCCGTCATCCACGGTCATTTCGGCATCCAAGATGGCGAAACGCTTGATGGTTTCCCAGCGGCCCAGCTTTGAGTTCGCCTGATCCACATCCTTCTGCACTGCGCGGCGGATCTCCGGCAGCTTGACGGCATCCGAATAAGCCAGACCTGCTGCTCCGTGGCTGGCGCACCACGCCTCAACCCATTCGGGGTCTAGCGAGATGAGGGCAGCGCAGAACTTGTGGCCTTCGCCCACCACCACGGCCTGAGAGATCGCGCTCGATGTGGCAGTAAGTAGCGCCTCAATTTCAGACGGTGCAACAAACTTGCCATTCGAGGTCTTGATGACGTCTTTGATTCGGTCTGTGATGTAAAGGAAGCGGTTCTTATCAAAGAAGCCAACGTCTCCAGTGTGGAACCAACCGTCTTCACTGATGACCGAGGCCGTCAATTCAGGGTCATTATGGTATCCGCGCATGATCCCCGGGCCTTTGAGAAGAATCTCGCCAGTCTCCGGATCAATCCGGGCGGCCGAACCTGGGATGATCTTTCCGACCGATCCGAAGGTCAACTCTTGAACACGGTTGTAGTACGTGACTGCGGCGGTCTCAGTAACTCCGTACCCTTCGAGCAACGGGATACCCGCGTTGAAGAACCAGCGCTGGAGCTCCGGGTTCAACTTGGCCGATCCAGAGATAAGGAAGTCAAGGTTGCCGCCAAGGGTCTGCCGAATCGTGGAGAACACCAGTTTGTCAGCCACCTTGTAACGCGCAGCTAGACCACTTGGCATGCGCAGCTTCTGTGAACGGTAGGGGAAGGACTCCTCACCCACGGCCATCGCCCAATCGATGATCTTGCGCTTGGGTGAGCCTTCAGGTGCCGCAGCCAGAACACTGGCCCGAACCTTCTCAAAGATGCGCGGAACGCCGCACATGAGTGATGGCTTGAGCTTGCCGAGGTTTGGCACGATCTGGTCAATGCGTCCGTCAATAGCGTTGATGGTTCCGGTATACATGCCAATCAGGAGCATACATTTACCGAATCCGTGTGAGAGGGGAAGCCAGATGTAATGAATCTGGCGGTCATGAATGGAATCGTTTGCGCCCCAACCCACTGCCTCATAGATCCACGTACCGTGCGTAATTTCCACGCCCTTTGGGCGGCCGGTTGTTCCGGACGTGTAGATGATCGTGGCAAGTGAATCGTGGTTTGTATTGGCCTGCGCGTCAGTCACGCATGTTGGATGTGCCGCGAGATATTCGCGCCCCACTGCCTCAAGTTCATCCCATGTAATGACTCGAGGATCGGGCGAAGAAGGCGTCCCTTCCATCACGATGATGTGACGGATGGTTGTTGTCAGACCTTCGAGGGCAACTATCTTCTCGAGAATCGCCTCATTCTGAACGAATACTGTAATCGAGGCGGCGTCGTCGAGAATGAAGGCAATATCATCTGGGCGAGTGTTCGGATAGACGGTGTTGGTGGTGATCCCAACACAGGACATTGCCATGTCGGCAACGACCCACCGTATCGAGGTTCCCGAACAAATCGAGGCCACTTCTTCAGGCTTGAGATCGAGTGCCAGCAAACCAGCGGCGATGCGGTGCGTCCACTTACGGAAGCCATCCCACGACATTTCCTGCCAATGCCCGGAGGAATCCGGGAACATCCATCCGGTCTGATTGGGAAAACGATTGGCGCGGTCGTCGATACCGGCGCCGATATTCTGCCACGTGTTTTCGAATGCGGTTTCAATTTCTGGGGTCATACCCTCAGGCAAGAATGCTGCAACCATGGTCCTAGGTTACGCTGCCGAAGGGTTGCAACGCCTCCACCACTCCGGAAACCGCCGCGCGCTCGAGAGCCTTCCTCGCTATCCGTGCCCGTACGAATACAATTGCGCCATGCAGATCAAGCCTGGACGCCACAATGACATTGCCGCCATCGCCGAGCTATTGAGAAAAGTGTTCATTGACGACCCAGTACTCGCCGAGTATGTGGCGCGCTCGCGCGATCCTGAACTGGCACTTGAGCGATTCTTTACGACTGAGCTGAAGAAGTTTTACATCCCCAAGGGAGTTGTGGACACGGTTAAGGAGGATGGCAAACTGCTCGGTGTGGCACTGTGGGCCAAACCGAATGTGCCCATAACCAAGCTTGACGAACTGCGTATGCTACCCGGCCTCATGCGGGCGCTCGGACGTTCATTTCCGCGGGCTCGCCAGTTCGATTCGTACGACGCCGCCGCCACACCCGGTTTCCCGCATTGGTACTTGTACTCGATAGTTGTGTCCGATAGTGCGCGCGGAAAAGGCGTTGGTTCCATGCTGCTGGACCACGGGATAGAGCGCGCTGCAGATTGGCCCATCTACCTTGAATCCACCACTGCCGGATCGCGAAAGCTGTATGAGCGCAAAGGGTTCATCCCGCTGGGAATTGTTCCCTCCGCCCATCCGGTACCCGAGATGGGGATGTGGCGCCCTGGCGTGCACTGAGATGCTGTGAGCACTTTGCCATATGGCTTTGGCGTGCACTGAGGCACATCACAACTCGCGCCGGGCAAAGCTCCATGCGCCACAACTGAGAATGATCAGAGCCAATACTGCTGAGCTCAGGAGCGGCAGAAGAATGGGCTGGCCTGAAGTCGCGATCCCGTGCGCAACGATAGCTGTGGGAGCTGCAATGAGACCGGCAGGCGAATGATCAGCCAGAGTGGGCAGTGCCGAGAGGATCGACAACACGAGGTACACCCCGATCGTGGCACCTGCACTAGCCAAAGTGGAGCCAAGCCACGCAGAAAGACCTACTGAGACGGCAAGCATGAGGGCTGCGAGCGCCATCCACATGGCACTCGCAGCAATGAGCCGCCCGATCGGAGCTTCCGGGAAATAGATGAGCGTGAGCCCCCATGTGAGCAGAGTTGCGCCACAGATTGAGACCGCCACTACGCCCAGCCGAGCAATGTAGGCGGCAACTGGTTGGTGCCAGCGGGTCACCGGGCGCACGGCAAGCAGCTGCGCGCGTCCGCTGGAGATGAGGTTGGAAGTGGCGCCTGCGCCCGTCAGGATGACTGCGAAGATGACCAATTGGCTCAGATTCTTCACCCATTGAGCGTACGACTCTTGCCAGCTGGGTCCGGGCAACAGACCAATGAGATCTTCACCAACCAGTTGCTTGAGAATAGCGGGAGAGTAGCGCGCCGTGAGCACAGAGAGTACGTCAGCGGCAGCGATGACCAATGGAACCACCCAGCGGTTGCTGGTGCGCCACACGGTGAGAGCCTCGAAACGAAGAACTCTGCGCAGGCTGGCAACCCATGTGACACCAGTGGTTGGAGGCGCGGGAACTGATGCCGTGGGAGCAGCGCCCGCGCCCAAAGGTGTTGTGGCTAGGCTCCTCATTGGCCCTCCTCAGACGTGAGAGTTAGGAAGACCTCTTCCAATGTCAAAGCGCTGGGTGAGTAAGCGTGGAGGCGTTCGCCCAACTGGGTGATGATGCGAGGTATCTGCACACCAGCTAGTTGCTCATCGCCGCGCACAATCACGTCCAGCCCTTCCACACGGGCTGACGCACACCACGGCTCACCGCGCACTGCTGCAGCGAAGGCATCCGGGTGATCAACGCGCACCCTCATGAATCCGGCTCCGACTGTACTCATGAGTTCTTCAAGGGTGGAGGCCGCCAGCACGTTCCCATCTTTGAGCAGTACTGCGTGAGTACAGATCTCCTGAATCTCACTGAGGTTGTGGGAGGAGATGATCACAGTGGCATGCTTTCCGAGTTCGTGCAGCAAATCCAGTACCGCGCGGCGTCCGCTGGGGTCCAATGCAGATGTTGGTTCATCGAGCACCAACACGTCAGGTGAAGAGATGAGGGCCTGAGCCAAGCCGAGGCGTTGACGCATCCCGCGTGAGTAACCTCCGATGCGTTGGGATGTCTGGAGTGAGGTTAGATCGAGGAGTAGTGGAACTCGCGTGCGTGCTTGAGAGGCACTGAGGCCTTCGAGCGAGGCCACTTCATAGAGGTACTCCGATGCGTTCAGCCAGTTTGGGAAAGTAGGCACATCAGGCAAGTACCCCAACCGTTGGCGAACCCACGTTGTACCCGGTTCCTCCCCGAGTATCCGAACAGTGCCGGAATCGGGCCGCGCGAGCCCCAATAGGATTCGCAGGGCAGTAGTCTTGCCAGCACCGTTTGGGCCCAGCAGCGCACACACCGATCCTGCCGGAAAGCTAAAGGAGACGTTGTTGAGCGCGAGGGTAGTGCCAAATGCCCGCGATACTCCGTCAAAGACAACCACGGGGTTGTGGGAGGTTGAGGGCGCGGTGGGCGAACCTGCAGGTTGATGCGGGGAAAGCTCGGTCGAAGTCACGATGCATCCGGCTCATGGCCGTACAAGGCGCGAATGGTGGCATCGACGCCCGTGGAGCTGGGATCCGTGGCGCTGGGATTGGCAGCGTCGATGTGGCTGGGATTGGCAGCGTCAGTGTGGTTGGGCGTGGTAGCGCCGCCAGCAAGGTTGCGCATTCCGTCGTGGCGAATAATCAAGAAGATGGGCGTTCCTATGAACTGCAGCAGAACGATGAGCAGCGCGTAAGGCCACTTGATCTGGCCTGGAAGCGCCCGCGCGGGGGTCTTGACCAAGAACACCAACCCCACAATGACGATCGCAATCTCCGCCGCCGCCAAAGCTACTAGAAGTACCCCCGATGTGGTCACCATGTCATGCCCCTTTCTGCGGGCGCGCGACGCGAGCTCGTCCCAGCCGTGCCGCGCCCACAAGCACAATCGGTTGTGTTGCCAGCGGGAGCAGTCCGCTGGCAATGGCCACCCACGGCTTAACCCGCCCATTGGTGGCAAGAAGCGAGATGAGCGATGAGCCCAGCACAGCACCGTTGATTGAGATGCCTAGCGCCGCCCGGATGATTCCGTCCCGCTTGCCGCCCCGTGCGCCGATGACCCATCCCGCCACTGCGGCGGGCAAAGCTACGGTTGGTATTGCCCCGAACCGCGAGGTGCTGGGTGTGATGCGCCCGCTCAGCGCCACGTTGCGCGCTAGACGCTTCCCGCTGCGCAGAGTTCCCACGACTGTCAAAGCGTTAGCCGCCGCAAGGCCTGCGGGCACAGCGAGGAGAGCTGTGGAGAGCCACGTAGGGATCGCGGCCACTACCTCTGCATCCAGATCATCTGGATGCAGCAAACCCAGCCTGACCGCCAGCGCACCCGCATTAATATCAAACCCGGCTCCCATCACGCGTGGCACGAAGATGCGGGGATCCTCGGGGTTCCACAGGCGCTCGCGAGCATCCGAGCTGAACAAACCTGAGAAGTCGAAGCTGAGTTCAGGGTTTTCTGGAAGGGCAGCATCGATTTCTGACTCCAGAGCTCGTGCCAGATCGGACGCGCTCCCTAAAGACCGTATTGGCGTGCCATCGCTGAGCATGGTTGCCACTTCCTGCACCATTTCCTCGCGTTGAGAGGCAGTAAGCGACAGCTTCTCCAACTCATGAGCGAGTTCAGCTAAGTAGAGTTCGTGGTCCAATGCATCAGGCATGGTGTGCTCCCAGAAGAGAATCGAGTGCGAGTGTCAAGGTGTGCCAAGCGGCAGTTTGGCTGGTGAGAGAAGCGAGGCCATCGGCGGTGATGGCGTAGTACTTGCGAGGGGGTCCGACCGGCGATTCTCGCCACGAGGCGCTGAGCGATCCGGCCTTGGTGAGTCTAGTCAGAATCGGATAGATGGTTCCTGCTGAGGAGTTGAGCCCGGGGAACTCACTTAGCTTTGCCACGATTTGGGCGCCGTACAGCTCCTGACTCTTGAGCAAGCGAAGGATCGCAAGTTCCAATACTCCTTTGCGTAGCTGCGTTGCCTCGTCGGCCATCATTCCTGCCTGATCTCGATGGGTGCACCGGAGTGCGTTGTGGGCGCGGACCCTGTGGCCATGGCCGATTGCCGCTTGTTTATGTATCACCAATATACGTGTATTGCATAGTAGCTGGCAATACATACATTTGGTCGACGACGTCGTCGTCGAACCGTCCGAACATGCGCGGATTGAAGGCTTGCCCTGGAAAACCCGCCCGGAAGCCACCAGCGCACATCTCCAGCGCACATCACCAACACAAACCATGAGCGCACACCATTAACGCGATCCATCAACGAAAAACCCGCCCCATGAACAAGGGGCGGGTTTCTACCT
The DNA window shown above is from Changpingibacter yushuensis and carries:
- a CDS encoding PadR family transcriptional regulator, whose amino-acid sequence is MIHKQAAIGHGHRVRAHNALRCTHRDQAGMMADEATQLRKGVLELAILRLLKSQELYGAQIVAKLSEFPGLNSSAGTIYPILTRLTKAGSLSASWRESPVGPPRKYYAITADGLASLTSQTAAWHTLTLALDSLLGAHHA
- a CDS encoding DUF5808 domain-containing protein, which translates into the protein MPDALDHELYLAELAHELEKLSLTASQREEMVQEVATMLSDGTPIRSLGSASDLARALESEIDAALPENPELSFDFSGLFSSDARERLWNPEDPRIFVPRVMGAGFDINAGALAVRLGLLHPDDLDAEVVAAIPTWLSTALLAVPAGLAAANALTVVGTLRSGKRLARNVALSGRITPSTSRFGAIPTVALPAAVAGWVIGARGGKRDGIIRAALGISINGAVLGSSLISLLATNGRVKPWVAIASGLLPLATQPIVLVGAARLGRARVARPQKGA
- a CDS encoding ABC transporter permease, coding for MRSLATTPLGAGAAPTASVPAPPTTGVTWVASLRRVLRFEALTVWRTSNRWVVPLVIAAADVLSVLTARYSPAILKQLVGEDLIGLLPGPSWQESYAQWVKNLSQLVIFAVILTGAGATSNLISSGRAQLLAVRPVTRWHQPVAAYIARLGVVAVSICGATLLTWGLTLIYFPEAPIGRLIAASAMWMALAALMLAVSVGLSAWLGSTLASAGATIGVYLVLSILSALPTLADHSPAGLIAAPTAIVAHGIATSGQPILLPLLSSAVLALIILSCGAWSFARREL
- a CDS encoding patatin-like phospholipase family protein, whose product is MRIALVLGSGGARGYAHIGVIEELKSRGHEIVTIAGTSMGALVGGLEASGGLPAFTEWATSLTRLAVIRRLDFTVSGAGMVKADRIIDEINSYSGNVRIEDLPIPFTAVASDVTAQREVWFQRGPLDSAIRASIAIPGFITPVRMHGHTLVDGGVCNPVPIEPTLSVRSDVTVAVSLAGRPFLVDQPEPAPVEIAAERGVFAKLTGGVEEISESVKAMSSRFFRDSRSVNADDIEQVAVEDEADPADSAHVPTPLDAQTSAVASHSGLLSHAGEVDAMEASDSVIETGGKSISTTALLMDSLGTMQGMIERYRAAANPAQINITVPYASASTLDFNKAPELIELGRQLAKEAFDRAGI
- a CDS encoding GNAT family N-acetyltransferase, with product MTVTLEPFAVSNPEDREALIDFMSQNAFPFHVGHRLTRSEIAAKIEQGDFDGDDHKTFWISEQRQGRIGVVVLSDLTENAPLFDLRFSEAMRGQGLGVDALRAIANVVFETMPSVNRLEGQTREDNIPMRRTFHNAGWVKEAHYREAWPTENGEALASVAYAILRKDWESGTTTPVTWNEPW
- a CDS encoding IS3 family transposase — its product is MDRDHEGWDHPLDGKKGCSPDNAACEGFFGRMKTEMFYGHTWTSAAQLETAINDYLIFYNTERLKTSLGGTIQENRDKMEKPEPSRKQS
- a CDS encoding ABC transporter ATP-binding protein, which encodes MTSTELSPHQPAGSPTAPSTSHNPVVVFDGVSRAFGTTLALNNVSFSFPAGSVCALLGPNGAGKTTALRILLGLARPDSGTVRILGEEPGTTWVRQRLGYLPDVPTFPNWLNASEYLYEVASLEGLSASQARTRVPLLLDLTSLQTSQRIGGYSRGMRQRLGLAQALISSPDVLVLDEPTSALDPSGRRAVLDLLHELGKHATVIISSHNLSEIQEICTHAVLLKDGNVLAASTLEELMSTVGAGFMRVRVDHPDAFAAAVRGEPWCASARVEGLDVIVRGDEQLAGVQIPRIITQLGERLHAYSPSALTLEEVFLTLTSEEGQ
- a CDS encoding YagU family protein; this encodes MLFGWEVPFPPRTPERNATNPPQELLQQLGFSSDFVHTTIGFNGNDLPIISFIIHFGFAIFFAVLYCLVAEKYPKIKLWQGAAFGLFIWVAFHIIIMPAMGTVPAPWDQPLEEHFSEALGHVVWLWSIEIVRRDLRNRITHEPDAEVPLTVPDANR
- a CDS encoding GNAT family N-acetyltransferase; translated protein: MQIKPGRHNDIAAIAELLRKVFIDDPVLAEYVARSRDPELALERFFTTELKKFYIPKGVVDTVKEDGKLLGVALWAKPNVPITKLDELRMLPGLMRALGRSFPRARQFDSYDAAATPGFPHWYLYSIVVSDSARGKGVGSMLLDHGIERAADWPIYLESTTAGSRKLYERKGFIPLGIVPSAHPVPEMGMWRPGVH
- a CDS encoding amino acid permease, whose product is MTTKPEIDVVEQKENNQLRRSLSNRHVQLIAIGGAIGTGLFMGSGKSIHVAGPSIMVVYAIVGFMLYFVMRAMGELLLFNLNYKSFQDFAADILGPWAGFVVGWTYWLCWVVLGMADIIAIMDYWNFWVDSKAWSIVLAVAVMLLLLVMNLLSVRLFGELEFWFVIIKLLAIAALVVVAIVMIVTGFQHDGVSASVTHIWSHGGIFPTGFTGFIGGFQLAIFAFVGIELVGTTAAETKNPKVTLPKAINSIPVRVLLFYVVALAAIMCITPWDRVDPEHSPFVGLFNLIGLVAAASIMNFVVLTSAASSCNSGVYSTSRMLYGLSHKKMATRAFGKVSSHGVPWPGLILTVAMIVGSLVLTASGSVMRAFTIITTVSSVLFLCVWAIILACYIVYLRRFPEAHASSSYKMPGAKVMPWIVLAFFVFILVALTQDPDTAIAEAVTPIWFIALFIAWRRIRGRVVRDDAAAAAIIESTDGEKVS
- a CDS encoding AMP-dependent synthetase/ligase, encoding MVAAFLPEGMTPEIETAFENTWQNIGAGIDDRANRFPNQTGWMFPDSSGHWQEMSWDGFRKWTHRIAAGLLALDLKPEEVASICSGTSIRWVVADMAMSCVGITTNTVYPNTRPDDIAFILDDAASITVFVQNEAILEKIVALEGLTTTIRHIIVMEGTPSSPDPRVITWDELEAVGREYLAAHPTCVTDAQANTNHDSLATIIYTSGTTGRPKGVEITHGTWIYEAVGWGANDSIHDRQIHYIWLPLSHGFGKCMLLIGMYTGTINAIDGRIDQIVPNLGKLKPSLMCGVPRIFEKVRASVLAAAPEGSPKRKIIDWAMAVGEESFPYRSQKLRMPSGLAARYKVADKLVFSTIRQTLGGNLDFLISGSAKLNPELQRWFFNAGIPLLEGYGVTETAAVTYYNRVQELTFGSVGKIIPGSAARIDPETGEILLKGPGIMRGYHNDPELTASVISEDGWFHTGDVGFFDKNRFLYITDRIKDVIKTSNGKFVAPSEIEALLTATSSAISQAVVVGEGHKFCAALISLDPEWVEAWCASHGAAGLAYSDAVKLPEIRRAVQKDVDQANSKLGRWETIKRFAILDAEMTVDDGTATPTLKVRRSHAIEHYQALIDQMYFDENQAHSA